DNA from Castellaniella sp. MT123:
TTTCTTCATCCTGGCGGGCAACCTCATGGAGGCCGGCGGGATTTCGGAACGCATGGTCGAGTTCGCCAAGAGCGTGGTGGGTGGCGTTCAGGGGGGGCTCGCCTGCAGCTGCGTGCTGACCTGCATGATCTTCGCCGCGGTCGCCGGCTCCAGTGTGGCGACCACCTTCGCGGTGGGCTCGATCCTGATCCCGGCCATGGTCAAGCACGGCTATCCCGCGCCCTTTGCGGCGTCCCTGCAGGCCTCGGCGGCCGAATTGGGTGTCATCATCCCGCCGTCGATCCCCATGATCCTGTTTGCCGTGTCCACCGACACTTCGGTGGGCGAGGTCTTCATTTCGGGGATTGGCCCGGGGATCCTGATCGTGGTGGGGCTGATGCTCTACGTCTGGCTGTATGCCAGGCGAAATGGTCTGGGCACCCATGACGGCGACGGCCGTCTGCCGGTCTGGGCCGCCTTCCGGAAGGCCTGGTGGGCGCTGCTCATGCCGGTCATCATTCTAGGCGGCATCTATGGCGGCATCTTCACGCCCACCGAAGCCTCCGCCGTGGCCGTGGTCTACGCCCTGTTCGTGGGGGTCTTCATCTATCGCCGGCTGAACTGGGCCATTCTGGGGCGCACCTTCCACAGCTCCGTGATGTCCACGGCCATCATCATGTTCATCATCGCCAACGCCGGGGTGTTCGGGTTCCTGCTGAACCGCGCCGGCGTGCCGATGGCGCTGGGCGAATGGCTCAGCCATTTGTTCGGCAGCGAAGTCACCTTTCTGTTGGGGGTGAATGTCGCGTTGTTCATCATCGGCATGTTCATTGAGACTTCGGCCTCCATCGTGGTGCTGGCGCCCTTGCTGCTGCCCGTGGCTACCCAGTTCGGCGTGGATCCGGCGCACTTCGGGGTGATCATGGTGGTGAACCTGGCGCTGGGCATGGTGACGCCGCCTTTCGGCGTGAACCTGTTCGCCGCCTGCACGGTGGCGAAAGTCCCCATCGAGCGGCTGATCCGGCCGCTGCTGCCCTTCGTGGGCGTGGTGCTGACCTGCCTGATGGTCATCACCTATTGGCCGGGCTTGTCGCTGTTCTTCCGGGATCTGGTGTATCGGTGACGCGTCTGCGGCGTGGCGGGGTTGCCGTCGCGCCGGCATGACGCGGCCAGGCCTGGTTTCCCGAGCCTGGCCGCGTCATGTTATCGACGGACCGCCGTCCTGGATCCGGGGCCAGGACCTGGATCAGGCACCCTTGCGGATTTCCTTCAATTGGTCCTGCACCGCGTTCCATAGGTCCGGCCCCACGGACTTCTTGATCTGCGCGTTGACCGGGGTGATCGTCTCGCGCATGCGCTGCACTTCCTGTGCGCTGACGGTGTTGACCTGCATGCCGTCCGCCTTCAGCTGACTCAGCGCCTTGTCGGCTTCCGCGCGGGTGTCTGTGCGTTCGAAGTCGCGGCTGGCCTGGGCCGCCTGCATCAGGATGCCGCGCTCGTCGGCGCTCAGGCCGTCCCACCACTTCTTGCTGGCCGTGACGATCCAGGGGCTATAGACGTGGTTGGTGACGCTCAGGTACTTCTGGACCTCGTAGAACTTGCTGGACAGAATGGTGTTGAAAGGATTCTCCTGGCCGTCGACGGTCTTGGTTTCCAGCGCGGTGAACAGTTCCGAGAAAGGCAGGGGCACGGCGTTGGCGCCCAGCCGCTGGAAGGTGTCCAGGAAGACGTTGTTCTGCATGACGCGCAGTTTCAGGCCGCTGAAATCCTCGGCACGCTCGACCGGCTTCTTGCTGTTGGTCAGGTTGCGGAAACCATTCTCCCAGTAGACCAGGCCGACCATGCCCTTGTCTTTCAGCTTGTCCATGATGTCCTGGCCCGTCTTGCCATCCAGCACCTGGTCGGCCTCGGTGCCGGAATTGAACAGGAAGGGCGTGTCCCACAAGGCCATCTCCGGCGTGATCCCTACCAGGGTGGCGGTCGAGCCCACCATCATTTCCTGGGCGCCGCCGATGAGCGCTTGCTGCATCTGGATGTCCGAGCCCAGGGCCGCCGCGCCAATGGCCCGGATCTTCATCTTGCCGCCGGACAGTTTGGCGACTTCATTGGCAAAGACCTGGACGGCGCGGCCCTGGTTGGAATCCTGGTTGAGGCCGTAGCCGAAGCGGATCAGGCGGGTTTCGGCGGCGTGGGCCGACAGGCCCATGGCGCCCGCCGCCAGCGTGGCGACAAGGAACAGCATCTTGATTTTCATGGGACTTCTCCTTGGGTAAAGGGGTTCGCCGTTTTGGGGCGGTTGCCGACGTCTCAGCCCAGCCAGCGGACTGGAGCGGTGACGATCTGGGGGAAAGCAACGAGCAGCACGAGCAGGAGCACGTAGACCAGCAGGAAGGGGGCGACGCCTTTGACGACGGCTTCCATCCGGACGCCGCCGACGCCGCCCACCACGTTCAGCACCGTCCCCACCGGCGGGGTGATGAGGCCCAGACAGCCGGTGAAGACGAACATGAAGCCGAAATAGATTGGATCGATGTGCGCCTTCAGGGCCAGCGGCAGGCAGACGGGAGCGAAAATCAGGATGATGGGCGTCAGATCCATGGACGTGCCGACCAGCAGCAGGAAGATCACCATGCAGGTCATGAACAGTTTGGGGTGGGCCAGGATCGGTTGGAACAAGGCGGCGAGCTGGTTGGGCAGGTCCGCCAGCGTAATCATGTAGGCCGCCACCGTCGCGGCGCCGCACAGGAACATCACGACTGCCGTGGTGATGCTGGAGGTCACCAGCACCTCATAGGCGGCTTTCCAGGACAGCGCCTTGTAGATAAAACGCGACACCAGAAATGCATAGACGGCCGCGACCACGGCCGCCTCGGTCGGGGTGAAGACACCGAAGCGGATGCCGCCGAGGATGATGACCGGCATGAAAATCGCCCACGTGCTGTCGGCGATGGCCTTGCGGCGCTGCGCCGGGGTGGTGCGCTGGGCAGCGGGCAGGTTGCGTCGGCGGGCCACCAGCCGCCAGGCGATCAGCAATGCCCCGCCCATCAGAATACCGGGCACTACACCGCTGATGAACAGCTTGCTGATGGACGTATTGGTGGTGACACCGTAGATAATGAAGGGCAGCGAAGGCGGAATGATCGGACCGATGATCCCGCCCGAGGCCAGCAGGCCGGAGCTGTAGTCCAGCGGGTAATTCTGCTGGCGCATCATGGGCAGCAGAATGGTGGCCAGGGCTGCTGTGTCGGCAATGGCCGAGCCGCTCATCGAAGCCAGCAGCACCGAGGCGAAGATGGTGACGTAGCCCAGCCCCCCGGGGATATGGCCGACAAAGGTGCGCGCCATGTCGATGATCCGCTGGCTCAGACCGCCGGCATTCATCAGTTCGCCCGCCAGCACGAAAAATGGCACGGCCAGCAGCGGGAAACTGTCGAATCCGGCCTGAAGATTTTGCGCCAGCAGCTGGGTGTTGAAAAAATCCAGCTGCCACATCAGCGCCACACCGGACACCAGCAGGGCGATGGCGATGGGTATCCCGATCGACATGGAGCCGAACAGGACAGCGAGGAAAAGCAGGGTGATTTCCATGACAGTGTCCTTGCTTCACCCGCGCAGGCGGTCCAGGATGCTTTGCTTGAAGAGAATGACCACCATGGCGGCGGCCATGAATAGCGTCGCGGCAGCTGCGATCGACAGCGGATATCCGATCACGGGGCTGTAGCTGTGCATGCCGGCGATGACCTGGTCCCATGCTCCCTTGATTACCATGGACAGGACGACAAAGCCGATCACGCCGGCCAGCGCATCCAGGACAGGGCGCGTGCGGGGGCCGGCGCGGTCCACCAGCAAGTCGAAACTCAGGTGCCGCTTCTCATAGGCGGTAACGACCGTGCCCATGCATACCAGCCAGATGAAGAGCAGGCGGGACAGCTCCTCGTAGATCACCAGGCCCGTGCCGAAGGCATAGCGCAGCACGACGTTGCTGAAAACGGCAATGACCATCAGCGCCAGAGTGATGGCCATGAAGGCTTCAGCCGTCTTGCGGATCAGGGGCTTGCCGGTCCGACCGGATTCCGGTTCAGCGGGATGCATGTGGTCTCCTTTGCAGCCAGTCGCATGCGCTGGCAAGAATGTGGTCCAGCGGCTGTTCGCTATCCAGATGCAGCAGTCCGGCCTCGTCGACTGGCGGCTCCAGCGCGGCAAACTGGCTGTCGATCAAGGTGGCGGGGAAGAAATGGCTGGCACCTCGTCCAGCGACACGCTGCGCCGCCGCATCGCGCCCGACGTCGAGCCAGATGAAGGCCAGGTCCGGCACGTGGTCCCGCAGCCGCTGGCGGTAGGTGCGCTTCAGGGCGGAGCAGCTCAGGACGACGCCGTCTGGCGCGTGCCGGGCAAGTTCCCGGCCTAGAGACTCCAGCCAGGAGTGGCGGTCTTCGTCTGTCAACGGGATGCCGGTGCGCATCTTGGCGTGATTCTGTTCGCTGTGAAAGGCGTCGCCTTCCACGAAGGTCCAGTGCTGGCGACGGGCCAGGATCTCGCCGACCGTGGACTTGCCGCTGCCGGAGACCCCCATGACGACGACCGCCTGAGCCGGCGGCGCATGGCTGTCTTCCTGATCGCCGGCAGACAAAGATAGCGCTATCTTTTGCATTGAAAAAAATGACCTTGCGTGAAGTTATCCCTGGTACACCCTGGCGCGGCGCGACTGTCGGGATGCTGCTGCGAATCAGGTCTTGATGAGGCGCTAAGATAGCGCTATCTTCTGCATGACGACATTAGGGAATTCCTCTATGAAACATGACGCCACGTCCCGTGACGGTTCAAGGCGGGACCGGGGGACACGGGCCCGCAGTCGGGCGACGGGCCGGGTGACGCTGGCGGACGTCGCCGCCCTGGCTGGGGTCAGCCCCATCACGGCGTCGCGCGTGGTGGCCGGCAAGACGACGGTGCGGCCTGAACTGGCGGATCGGGTGCAGGATGCCGTCGCCCGACTGGGCTACCGCCCGGATCCGTCCGCTCGGGCGCTGGCATCGGCCAAGAGCGGCCACATCGTGGTGCTGATTCCCCTGCTGTCCAATACGCTGTTCACCGAACTGCTGGAAGCGATCCAGGATGTCATGTGGGATGCCGGTTACCCCATTTTCGTCGGCATCACGCAATATCAGCCGAGTCGCGAGGCGGCCTTGCTGGAAAACTACTTGTCGCATCGGCCAGCGGGCCTGATCTTGACTGGATTTGATCGCAGTGACGTCGTGCGCCGCCTGATCGCGGACAGTCGCACACCGTGCGTGCATGTCATGGAGCTTAGCGACGAGCCTGGCGTACATTGTGTCGGGTTCTCCCAGGTCGACGCGGCCGAGACGGTGGCCCGGCATTTGCTGGACCGGGGGCGGCGGCGCATCGCGTTTGTGGGCGCCCAGCTGGACCCCCGCACGCTGGAGCGTGCCGATGGTTTTCGCCGCGCCCTGAGCCTGGCGGGCCGCTACGACCCGCGTCTAGAGGTTCTCGATGCGAGACCGTCCTCCGCCGCCTTGGGGGCGGAGGCCTTTCGCCGATTGCTGACCGCGCATCCCGACGTGGATGCCATGTTTTTCTGTAATGACGATTTGGCCCATGGCGCGTTGCTGGAGGCTTTGCGGCTTGGCATCCCGATTCCCGATCGTGTCAGCGTGGTGGGTTTCAATGACCTGCCGGGCAATGAGCAGATGCTGCCCCCGTTGACCAGCCTGCGCACGCCGCGTCGCGAAGTCGGCGATGCGGCGGCGAAAATGCTGCTACGGCTGATCCGGGACGAAACCGTGCCAACCCCGGTGATCGATCTGGGATTTGCCCTGAAAATTCGCGAGAGCAGTTAAGTTCGGTTCACCCGCGGGTTTGAATCGCGCCCCGAGGGTGAACCGAACCGCGCGTCAGAACGCCGGGCTGTCGTCGTCCTGCGATTCCGCTGCGGCCTTCCTGGCCGTGGTGGCGCCGGTTTTGGCGGCGGACTTGGAACTGGCCGCCGCACGGGTCGATTTGGCGGTCTTGCCGGCGGATTTGGTGGTTTTTGCCGCGCTGGCCTTGGCGGTGGATGACGCTTTTGCCGCCCCCGCCTTGGCCGTCGCGGCGGTCTTGGCAGCCGGCTTGCCCGCTGCGGCCTTGGCCCCCGGCTTCGGTGCCCGTGCCTCGAATTCGAAGCCGATCTTGCCGTCGTCCTGGCGCACCAGATAGGCCTTGAATTTGCGGTTGGTGCGGCTGGATACGAAACCGTCGAATAGTTTCGTCTTGCCGGTGGCCAGCAGCTGGCTCATCTGCTCGGCCGGGATTTCCTGCTGCAGGATGACCTTGCCGCTGCGGAAATCACAGGTCTTGGCCGGCCCCACCGAATGTTCGCAGACGTAGTTCATGCCGTGCTCGAAGACGCGGCCGCCGCATTTCGGGCAGGCGCCCAGCGGCGTCTGACCGGAAAAATCGACGGCTTCGGCGTCCTCGTCTTCCTTCTGGCCGAAGTCGAACTCCAGCTTGAATTCGTCGGTGATGCGCAGCACGGCAGCGAATGGCCGGCCCATCTTGCTGATGAATCCGGTCAGCGGCCCGAGCGTGCGTTTGGCCAGCAGTTCCTCGACCTCGGGGACTTCGAAGGTGCGCCCGCCCGGGTGTTTGCCGATGGAAAAATCGCAGACCGTGCAGGCGTAACGGCGGTAGTTTTCCTTCACGACGCCGCCGCATTTCGGGCAGGGTGTCTTCAGGGTCGCATAGTCGCCGGGGACGGTATCGCGCTCGTATTCCTTCGCGCGTTTGACGATCACCTGCGTCATCTGCGCAATCTCGCGCATGAAGGTCTCGCGGTCCAGCTGGCG
Protein-coding regions in this window:
- a CDS encoding LacI family DNA-binding transcriptional regulator codes for the protein MKHDATSRDGSRRDRGTRARSRATGRVTLADVAALAGVSPITASRVVAGKTTVRPELADRVQDAVARLGYRPDPSARALASAKSGHIVVLIPLLSNTLFTELLEAIQDVMWDAGYPIFVGITQYQPSREAALLENYLSHRPAGLILTGFDRSDVVRRLIADSRTPCVHVMELSDEPGVHCVGFSQVDAAETVARHLLDRGRRRIAFVGAQLDPRTLERADGFRRALSLAGRYDPRLEVLDARPSSAALGAEAFRRLLTAHPDVDAMFFCNDDLAHGALLEALRLGIPIPDRVSVVGFNDLPGNEQMLPPLTSLRTPRREVGDAAAKMLLRLIRDETVPTPVIDLGFALKIRESS
- a CDS encoding TRAP transporter substrate-binding protein — encoded protein: MGLSAHAAETRLIRFGYGLNQDSNQGRAVQVFANEVAKLSGGKMKIRAIGAAALGSDIQMQQALIGGAQEMMVGSTATLVGITPEMALWDTPFLFNSGTEADQVLDGKTGQDIMDKLKDKGMVGLVYWENGFRNLTNSKKPVERAEDFSGLKLRVMQNNVFLDTFQRLGANAVPLPFSELFTALETKTVDGQENPFNTILSSKFYEVQKYLSVTNHVYSPWIVTASKKWWDGLSADERGILMQAAQASRDFERTDTRAEADKALSQLKADGMQVNTVSAQEVQRMRETITPVNAQIKKSVGPDLWNAVQDQLKEIRKGA
- a CDS encoding gluconokinase, whose protein sequence is MSAGDQEDSHAPPAQAVVVMGVSGSGKSTVGEILARRQHWTFVEGDAFHSEQNHAKMRTGIPLTDEDRHSWLESLGRELARHAPDGVVLSCSALKRTYRQRLRDHVPDLAFIWLDVGRDAAAQRVAGRGASHFFPATLIDSQFAALEPPVDEAGLLHLDSEQPLDHILASACDWLQRRPHASR
- a CDS encoding TRAP transporter large permease subunit, with amino-acid sequence MEITLLFLAVLFGSMSIGIPIAIALLVSGVALMWQLDFFNTQLLAQNLQAGFDSFPLLAVPFFVLAGELMNAGGLSQRIIDMARTFVGHIPGGLGYVTIFASVLLASMSGSAIADTAALATILLPMMRQQNYPLDYSSGLLASGGIIGPIIPPSLPFIIYGVTTNTSISKLFISGVVPGILMGGALLIAWRLVARRRNLPAAQRTTPAQRRKAIADSTWAIFMPVIILGGIRFGVFTPTEAAVVAAVYAFLVSRFIYKALSWKAAYEVLVTSSITTAVVMFLCGAATVAAYMITLADLPNQLAALFQPILAHPKLFMTCMVIFLLLVGTSMDLTPIILIFAPVCLPLALKAHIDPIYFGFMFVFTGCLGLITPPVGTVLNVVGGVGGVRMEAVVKGVAPFLLVYVLLLVLLVAFPQIVTAPVRWLG
- a CDS encoding TRAP transporter small permease, giving the protein MHPAEPESGRTGKPLIRKTAEAFMAITLALMVIAVFSNVVLRYAFGTGLVIYEELSRLLFIWLVCMGTVVTAYEKRHLSFDLLVDRAGPRTRPVLDALAGVIGFVVLSMVIKGAWDQVIAGMHSYSPVIGYPLSIAAAATLFMAAAMVVILFKQSILDRLRG
- a CDS encoding TRAP transporter large permease; this encodes MSQLMVVSMLLFFGLTVPVAVSIGLATMVGVGFDGHMTWLVIAQQLYAALDKYPLMAVPFFILAGNLMEAGGISERMVEFAKSVVGGVQGGLACSCVLTCMIFAAVAGSSVATTFAVGSILIPAMVKHGYPAPFAASLQASAAELGVIIPPSIPMILFAVSTDTSVGEVFISGIGPGILIVVGLMLYVWLYARRNGLGTHDGDGRLPVWAAFRKAWWALLMPVIILGGIYGGIFTPTEASAVAVVYALFVGVFIYRRLNWAILGRTFHSSVMSTAIIMFIIANAGVFGFLLNRAGVPMALGEWLSHLFGSEVTFLLGVNVALFIIGMFIETSASIVVLAPLLLPVATQFGVDPAHFGVIMVVNLALGMVTPPFGVNLFAACTVAKVPIERLIRPLLPFVGVVLTCLMVITYWPGLSLFFRDLVYR